One window of the Carassius auratus strain Wakin chromosome 20, ASM336829v1, whole genome shotgun sequence genome contains the following:
- the aida gene encoding axin interactor, dorsalization-associated protein, whose amino-acid sequence MSDVTKTVQKWHTSFKKGTDFDSWGQLVEAIDEYQILARQLQKEVQSSNSHEFTEEQKKTLGKLATCLEMRSAALQCTQSQEEFKLEDLKKLEPIIKNILTYNKDFPFDVQPVPLRRILAPGEEENLELEEELDAGTGAGSTPSFPSRVPGTLLPRLPSEPGMTLLTLTIEKIGLKDAGQCIDPYITVSVKDLNGIDLNPVQDTPVATHKEDTYIHFSVDVEIQKHLEKLPKGTAIFFEFKHYKPKKRFTSTKCFAFMEMDEIRPGPIVIELYKKPTDFKRKKLNLLTKKPLYLHLNQTLHKD is encoded by the exons ATGTCAGATGTCACCAAAACCGTCCAGAAATGGCACACGAGTTTTAAAAAGGGCACGGATTTTGATTCGTGGGGGCAGCTGGTGGAAGCCATCGATGAATATCAAAT actgGCAAGGCAACTTCAGAAAGAAGTGCAGTCATCAAACTCGCATGAATTCACCGAGGAACAGAAG AAAACCCTGGGAAAGCTTGCAACATGCCTTGAAATGCGAAGTGCAGCCTTACAG TGCACACAATCTCAAGAGGAGTTCAAGTTAGAAGACCTGAAAAAACTGGAGCCCA TTATTAAGAACATTCTGACCTACAACAAAGATTTCCCTTTTGATGTCCAACCAGTGCCTTTGAG GAGGATTCTTGCGCCGGGTGAGGAGGAGAACCTCGAGCTGGAGGAGGAGCTGGATGCTGGGACTGGAGCAGGATCAACTCCATCATTCCCTTCAAGGGTTCCAG GTACGCTGTTGCCACGATTACCCTCGGAGCCAGGAATGACTTTGCTCACGCTGACGATAGAGAAGATCGGTCTGAAAGATGCAGGACAGTGCATTGACCCGTACATTACAGTCAGTGTTAAAG ATCTGAACGGAATAGACTTGAACCCGGTTCAGGACACGCCAGTGGCCACGCACAAGGAGGACACGTATATTCATTTTAGCGTGGATGTAGAAATCCAGAAACATCTAGAAAAACTACCAAAAG GCACAGCTATTTTCTTCGAATTCAAACACTACAAACCCAAAAAAAGATTCACTAGCACAAAGTGTTTTGCTTTCATGGAAATGGATGAAATCAGACCAGGTCCCATTGTTATAGAACT GTACAAGAAACCGACTGACTTCAAGAGGAAGAAACTCAACCTCCTGACAAAGAAACCTCTTTACCTGCACCTCAACCAGACTTTGCACAAAGACTAA
- the brox gene encoding BRO1 domain-containing protein BROX has translation MTHWFHRNPLKATAPVSFNLYGVASSPAANKICNDLRTTRARLLDAFTDATCTPEIMKKSSDEYFALLQGFILPLDGTTQENKLRFIQNFKWTDTLQGNIASAQQDAIFELVSMAFNVAIWYTKFASRLAGKENITEDEAKDVHKSLRIAAGIFKTLKETHIPRLITPAEKGRDLETRVIDTYIVQVQAEAQEVTIARAIELKHNASLIAALSFETANFYQKADHTLNTLDPECSSKWKKYLQLKQHFYMAYAHCYHGQTLLAADKCGEAIRSLQEAEKFYSRAEALCKEYRQMKGPGSTVRPSEQLFFKKLGALIKNTLEKCQRENSFIYFHKVPADAPALELKASYGLAEPTPFELPPLSAQCTPEVYATFDLTRGPKDDKVKARHEEEIKPLKEPDLKPQKDTGCVVS, from the exons ATGACTCACTGGTTCCATCGAAACCCTTTGAAAGCCACGGCACCTGTGTCCTTTAACCTGTATGGTGTGGCATCCAGCCCCGCTGCTAATAAGATCTGCAA TGACTTGAGAACGACGCGTGCCCGACTGCTGGATGCGTTCACAGACGCCACGTGCACCCCAGAGATCATGAAGAAATCCAGCGATGAATATTTTGCTCTTTTACAGG GATTCATTTTGCCGCTGGATGGAACCACACAGGAGAACAAGCTCCGGTTCATCCAGAACTTCAAATGGACTGACACTTTACAGGGAAATATTGCAAG TGCCCAACAGGATGCTATTTTTGAGCTGGTGTCTATGGCCTTTAATGTGGCCATCTGGTACACCAAGTTTGCCTCACGACTGGCCGGAAAGGAGAA caTCACAGAAGATGAAGCCAAAGATGTTCACAAGAGTTTGAGAATCGCTGCTGGAATTTTTAAAACCCTTAAG GAGACTCATATTCCTCGACTCATCACTCCTGCAGAGAAGGGTCGCGACCTGGAGACCAGAGTCATTGACACCTACATCGTACAGGTTCAGGCGGAGGCTCAGGAGG TCACCATTGCCCGAGCCATCGAGCTGAAGCACAACGCCTCCCTCATCGCAGCGCTGTCCTTCGAGACCGCAAACTTCTACCAGAAGGCCG ATCACACTCTGAACACTTtggatccagaatgcagcagtaaATGGAAGAAATACCTGCAGCTGAAGCAGCACTTCTACATGGCGTAT GCACACTGCTATCATGGACAGACTCTTCTCGCAGCTGATAAATGCGGAGAGGCCATAAGATCCCTGCAGGAGGCCGAGAAGT TTTATTCCCGCGCTGAAGCCTTGTGTAAAGAGTACCGTCAGATGAAGGGTCCGGGCAGCACGGTCAGACCCTCGGAGCAGCTCTTCTTTAAGAAGCTGGGCGCGTTGATCAAGAACACCCTGGAGAAGTGCCAGAGAGAGAACAGCTTCAT TTACTTTCACAAGGTTCCTGCAGACGCTCCGGCGCTGGAACTGAAGGCTAGTTATGGTTTGGCTGAACCGACTCCATTCGAGCTCCCGCCTCTCAGCGCTCAGTGCACACCTGAAGTCTACGCGACCTTTGACCTGACCAGAGGACCCAAAGACGACAAG GTAAAAGCGAGGCATGAGGAGGAGATAAAGCCTCTGAAGGAGCCGGATCTGAAGCCGCAGAAGGACACGGGATGCGTGGTCTCCTAA
- the LOC113120598 gene encoding protein FAM177A1 — protein sequence MHTDEALRDVGPREVKVIHFSSGETLTEEEDSEEEEAQHQLHQVPSVSDPGTWTWKDYSRFWGTLILRKSLLLCDFLGEKMAGLLGLNTAKYQYAVDQYQRQHKNETEGEVLSASTSVNDEEIINLSKIASKHTQYGATNVQELEETLRYKGEQNEGYNSYE from the exons ATGCACACAGAC GAGGCGCTGAGAGACGTCGGTCCCAGAGAGGTGAAGGTGATTCATTTCTCTAGTGGAGAGACTCTGACAGAGGAGGAGGacagtgaggaagaggaggcacAGCATCAGCTTCATCAAGTGCCCAGTGTTTCTGACCCG ggAACCTGGACATGGAAGGATTATTCTCGGTTTTGGGGAACACTGATTTTGAGGAAATCCTTACTGC TTTGTGATTTTCTTGGAGAGAAAATGGCTGGTTTGCTGGGTCTGAATACTGCCAAATATCAGTACGCTGTTGACCAGTATCAAAGACAACATAAG AATGAAACAGAAGGAGAAGTTTTATCCGCAAGCACCAGTGTGAATGATGAGGAGATAATTAACCTGTCAAAAATagcaagcaaacacacacagtatGGAGCTACAAATGTGCAGGAGCTGGAAGAAACACTAAGATATAAAGGGGAGCAGAATGAAGGATACAACTCTTATGAATAA
- the LOC113120596 gene encoding uncharacterized protein LOC113120596, translated as MLKTMEERLIAAVSDYPELYNSTINSYKDVSRKAKAWRAVSLQVEIPEEDCRRRWKSLRDMFIKDKRAEQRRRASGTSHRSWKYSWQMSFLTPFIQSRSLASDEPEEDRDEEDKEDESPADGNSAFGVQDFEGDHGMLDASSHYSASGSQGSGRKRKWQMEANEDLEDEMFLFSLLPYLRRLPYAKKSAVKLKIHQLLYEAEFK; from the exons ATGCTAAAAACAATGGAGGAGAGGTTAATAGCAGCGGTGTCCGACTATCCTGAGTTATACAATTCTACAATAAATTCATATAAAGACGTTTCTAGAAAAGCTAAAGCATGGAGAGCCGTGAGTCTGCAAGTAGAAATTCCTG AAGAGGACTGTCGCAGGAGATGGAAGAGTCTGCGGGACATGTTCATTAAAGACAAGCGTGCGGAGCAGCGCCGACGAGCCTCGGGAACGTCCCACCGCAGCTGGAAGTACAGCTGGCAGATGTCATTCCTGACGCCCTTCATCCAGTCCCGATCGCTGGCCAGCGACGAGCCCGAGGAGGACCGAGACGAAGAGGACAAGGAGGACGAGAGCCCGGCGGACGGGAACTCTGCGTTCGGCGTGCAGGACTTTGAGGGCGATCACGGGATGCTGGACGCATCCTCACACTACTCCGCGTCGGGATCGCAGGGTTCGGGACGCAAGAGGAAGTGGCAGATGGAGGCCAACGAGGACTTGGAGGACGAGATGTTCTTGTTTAGTTTACTGCCTTATCTCAGACGGCTTCCTTACGCCAAGAAGAGCGCcgtcaaattaaaaattcaccaGCTGTTGTATGAGGCCGAGTTTAAGTGA